A DNA window from Anastrepha obliqua isolate idAnaObli1 chromosome 5, idAnaObli1_1.0, whole genome shotgun sequence contains the following coding sequences:
- the LOC129249045 gene encoding uncharacterized protein LOC129249045, translating into MLRVCNPELPTSSWKVTKLDDPKGEYRSATFVVCKDSADALARSDGVVSYGFSSITLRVYNKDKAPNLKDPVGAEIGPTAESGSGPNTATALRKASTDGSISSLLDRVLDTTLTDEEELLASDSDEPNKTVVERKPSNHDVTGSSD; encoded by the coding sequence ATGCTTCGGGTATGCAATCCAGAGCTTCCTACATCGTCTTGGAAGGTCACAAAGCTGGACGATCCCAAGGGCGAGTACCGAAGCGCTACTTTCGTAGTCTGCAAGGACTCGGCGGACGCACTGGCGCGATCGGACGGTGTAGTAAGCTATGGGTTTTCGTCCATAACTCTGAGGGTCTACAACAAGGACAAGGCGCCTAACTTAAAGGACCCGGTTGGAGCTGAGATAGGCCCCACGGCGGAATCTGGCTCCGGTCCTAACACTGCTACAGCGCTACGGAAGGCATCTACTGACGGCAGTATCTCTTCCTTGTTAGATAGAGTACTTGATACTACTCTCACTGATGAGGAAGAGCTACTGGCGTCAGATTCAGATGAGCCCAACAAAACGGTGGTGGAGAGGAAGCCCAGTAACCATGATGTTACGGGTTCTTCAGATTAA